In Phycisphaerae bacterium RAS2, the DNA window CTGATCCTGGTGCTGCTGGGCTTCGGTGTGCTGATGGTGCTCTCGACCACCGGCGCGGCGCCGTTCATCTACACGCTGTTTTGATCCGCCCGCTGCATCGAGGCATCGGTGCAAGTGCGCGTTGCGCCCCACAAGCCCCGGGCATTTGCCTGGGGCTTTTTTACGCCGCGCTCGACGAGGGCGGCTCCGGGAGTTTCAAAGCAGACATGTCCGCATCAACTCCCAATCCGTTTTCGCGATGCTGCCTGCCCACTCCGCAAGGCGTTGAAATCAAAGTCAAGGTCGTGCCCGGGGCATCGCGCAGTCAAATCGCCGGCGCGCTGGGAGATGCGCTGAAAGTTCAAGTCACCGCGCCGCCGGAGAAGGGCAAGGCCAACGAAGCGGTGATCGCGCTGCTCGCCGCAAAGTTTCAACTCCCACGATCAGATATTTCGCTCATCGCCGGGGCAACTTCCCCGAGGAAAACGTTTCTTGTGCGAGGCATATCGCTTGAAGTTATCGTCAGCGCGCTCGCCTCGTCCTGATCCGGACTTTGATTGCAAGCCACGCTTCCGCAGCAATGGTCAAGCGGGCATCGCAAGTCATCGAATGCGAAAGCACATTACCGAGAGTAGGACTCGATTCAGAATTGATCCTTGCGATGAATCAGTTAGTTCTCCCTTGGGGCTTCGCGATCAAATACAATCCAAATACCGTACACAGCAATGAAATGAAATACATTCCAAACACAAGCATGTCCCAATACCAGACATTAAACAAATAGTCTCTGAAAGTCCCCGTTTCGTTTCCAATCAAGAATAGGTCCTTGTTGTTCAAAAGACCGGCACGTTCATATCGCCTGTGGATCGCTGTTAGCAAGAGCGAAGTAAGCAGGGGCATGAACCAAATTGTACGTTTGGTTATGCGTCGCATCCGGGCACTCTGGAAGTCCAATCAACCGGCCTAAGATTGACGATCGATTGCGTGCGCAATAGGTACGACATGCCAACGCTCATGTGTTTCGACGTTTTGACTTTTCGAAATTTTGACGTTTATTTCTTATCCACCTTCCACACGCCGCCCTTGCTGCGAATCAGATCAAGCACCTTTCCCCGCGCGCCGGTGATCTGAATGCCCTGTTCATCAATCTGCAGATTCCACGGCCCCTTTTGCGGCGCGCCCTCGGGCAACTTCGTCAAATCCAGCGTCACGCGCGATACATTGTGCGTGAGCACCTCGATCCGATTGGCCCCGGTCCATTTCGATTCAATCGCCGCGTCGGCCGCGTCGTCGAACGCCGTTCGAAACACCACCCATGAATCCTTCGGCCGCTTCGGCGGCGCCGGAGGCCTGGGCGGCTCGACCCTCGTCGCGGGCGGCGACTGCGGCACGGCGGTCCCATCGCCCGAGGATGTTTGCGGCGGTTGCGACGATTCAACGGACTTCGCCGTGGACGGCGCGCTGGTCGCGCGGCTGCCCTGTTCGCAGCCGACCGGCCCCATTGCGAGCGACGCTAGCACAGTTACCCACACCCACATTCCGGTCGCGCGGCATTTTAATTTGAATGTCATAGCCCTTTCCTCGATCGCGCGGGCACGAATGCCCATCCGCGATATGATACCCGTGAACGTCCACAAGGATTCACCATGCCACGTCTCACGAATTACCGTTCCGATCCGCCGAGCCGGCGTCGACCGAGCGCCGCAGCCGACCCGATGCGCATCCGCTCCACGACGATCTTGAGCGTGCGGCGCGACGGCCGCGTCGCGATGGGCGGCGATGGCCAGGTCACGCTGGGCGACAGCATTCTCAAGTCCGACGCGGTGAAAGTCCGCCGGCTGCACAAAGACAGCGTGCTGGCGGGGTTCGCCGGGGCTGCCGCCGACGCCTTCGCGCTGATCGAGCGATTCGAAGGCAAGCTTGAGCAGTTCAAGGGCAACACGAAACGCGCCGCGATTGAGCTGGCGAAAGACTGGCGCACCGATCGCGCGTTGCGGCGACTGGAAAGCCTGCTCGCCGTCGCGGATCGCGAATGCAGTCTCATCATCGGCGGTAACGGCGATGTGATCGAGCCGTCCGACGGCATCCTCGCGATCGGCAGCGGATCCACTTGCGCGTTGGCGGCAGCTCGGGCGCTGCTGGCGCACACAGCGGTTCCGGCCGCGCAGATCGTCGAAGCGGGTCTGAAGATCGCCGGCGAGATTAATATCTACTCGAATCAACACATCACAGTGGAGTCGCTTTAGGCGGCGCCGTGCAACGCCACAACAAATCGATCTCAAGTGAAGGAGTCGCCCTACGTGTCTCGACTGGAAAAATTGCAAGCACTTTTGGAAAAAGAACCGAACGATGCGTTCCTGAACTTCGGCCTCGCGATGGAGTTGGCCAAGGCCGGCCGATTCGAGGAAAGCCTGACGCAGTTCGACCGCACGATCGCCAATGATCCGAATTAC includes these proteins:
- the hslV gene encoding ATP-dependent protease subunit HslV, yielding MPRLTNYRSDPPSRRRPSAAADPMRIRSTTILSVRRDGRVAMGGDGQVTLGDSILKSDAVKVRRLHKDSVLAGFAGAAADAFALIERFEGKLEQFKGNTKRAAIELAKDWRTDRALRRLESLLAVADRECSLIIGGNGDVIEPSDGILAIGSGSTCALAAARALLAHTAVPAAQIVEAGLKIAGEINIYSNQHITVESL
- a CDS encoding Tetratricopeptide repeat protein translates to MSRLEKLQALLEKEPNDAFLNFGLAMELAKAGRFEESLTQFDRTIANDPNYVAAWFQKGRTYVNMGEIDRAKETLQKGIAQANACGEAHAAGEMTELLATL